From the genome of Candidatus Omnitrophota bacterium:
GGAAAGCCACTTTTTCCATCCCTCCTTTATAACGGACAGGGGAGGGTTAGAGGTCCCGGAGAGGGGAAAGTAGGCATCGATACCGGCATAATCGAGATCACCCCAGAACTGAACGGAGCTGTATTCATCCCAATTAGCGGCATATGTGATATGTCCGGAGAATATCTTCCGCACAGCGGGTATGACCTTATTTTTCCAGGACCCGACCCTTGTTGACGCGAAAGATAACTCTGTGCCTATGCAGAAGAACTCCGCGTGTTCCTCTTCCGCTATACGCGCGTAATGGCTTATGAACTTCGTATAATTGGAGAACCACTTCTCCCATTCGCCATCGGTCTGGAACCCTATATCCGAACGCGTGTTATCCGCCTGGTCCTCAAGGTCTATATGGGGCTTGACCATGACCATCATGCCGTTCTCGCGGGCCTTCCTTATTGCATGCCTGAGGCTCGAATCCGAGGGCGTCTTTTCGGTAGGCATGATGGCCGTGGAATCGAACTTCTCCTGATACCATGTGGGCACGATAGCCGCGCATGAGATCCCGGCGTCCGCCATGGACCTCAGTGACTCATCCGACTTCGGGGTTGAAAACCCTTCTGTGGTCCAGGTGACATACGTCATACCCTTATGGAAAATGGGGTAATTGATCACCCCCGTGGCGGGCACAGTATAGTCGGCGGACACAAGAAGGACCGCCAAAAAACCTGTCAGTATAGGCCTCTTAAAAGCTCCTGCAAACATATTTACCATCCTTTCAAGGCAAACCCCGAAAGGGTGGCAAAAAAAATACCGGGCGAAAGCAAACCCGGTTTTTCCCTATTCATTTCGGTAGCCTGGCGGCCTTATCCTTACTGAAACTCCAGGATTTAGGTCCATGGCTTTGCGTGCCCATTCTTTCGAATGGTTTGCCTTTATCGCGTGAAATCTTTTTCCTGTGATACAAAGAGCGGACTTTAGTACTCCTGATTAGTATACCCTATGAAGTCGTATGTGGCAATGGACAAAATCTGCCTTTTGTATCCTTATGCAGCGCACCCACAAGAAGATCGGGGGAGAGGATCGGCGAGGCGTAAAATAGCACTGTAGATAGTTAGGTGTTTGGAGTTGGGAGTTAGGAGGAAAAGAATAGCGTATAAAATAAACTTATTCGTAATAACGTATAGAATGAAGCAAAAACACAGGTTATCAACAGTTAATTTTACACTATATATAACATATTGGGGCACAAAAGGTTGAATCCATTGCTTCCCCTATGCCTAGTTAACATAAGATATATTATAGGACGTTCCCTATTCGGCCCAGGGCGGGCTGATCTTAAGGTCTTTATGGGTCTTTTTACATGAACCAGCCGAGTAGCGGAATATTTGGGATCGGGATGGAACTCGGGATCGGGATCGATGCGCAGCCGGATAATAGGAATATTATCGATATCAGAATAAGTGCTGTATATAGCGTCCCTGGCCTATTTTTCAACCCTGAAGCTTCCTCCCCGCACCTTTATGATATGGCCCATTACAAGGGCCTCTGCGAGCCGTTTCCGGCCGCTCTTTAAGACCCTCGAGAACGTCTGCTGGCTTATCCCCATGAATCCGGCGGCCTCTTTCTGGCTCAGGCCCATATGGTCCGAAAACCGTATCGCTTCGGCCTCTTCGGTCTTGAGCTCTATATTGCCCGGCCT
Proteins encoded in this window:
- a CDS encoding DUF134 domain-containing protein; this encodes MTRGRPIKPRVIRTELKVKQFSPRGRIGRPGNIELKTEEAEAIRFSDHMGLSQKEAAGFMGISQQTFSRVLKSGRKRLAEALVMGHIIKVRGGSFRVEK